A region of the Synergistota bacterium genome:
ATGGGTGGATCGCTTGGAATGGCTTTAAAAAGGAAGCTCGGCTTCCATGTTATAGGAGTTGTAAGGAGAAAAAAAACCGGTGAAGTAGCCATTGAGAAAGGAGCTGTGGATGAGTGGACCTTATCAATTGAAGATGGAGTTAGGGAAGCCGATTATGTTTTTTTCGCAACTCCTGTAGGAAGTATCGTTCCACTCTTTAAAAAAGCTTTGTCCTTTTTCAAAGAAGAAACACTGATAAGCGACTTAGGGAGCACCAAAAAGAGCATTGTTTATGGAATAACGCCATTGCTGAGAGAAGATCTCGCTTTCATAGGAGGACATCCTATGACTGGCTCAGAAAAGAGAGGCGTGGAAAACGCTGTTGAAAGCTTGTATGATGGAGCGCCATATATACTGACTCCGGTTTCTCCCTTTGATAGAGAAAGAACCGAAGAGCTAATTTCAATCGTTAAAGCTATAGGATCTATACCGTATATTATGGATCCGGAGGAACACGATACCACGGTTTCACTTATAAGCCACGTTCCATACCTTATCTCTATATCCCTTGTTAGTCTTCTTAGCAGATTTCCGCTTGCTGAAAAGCTCGTTGCGGGAAACTTTCGAGATTTGACCAGGCCTGCTTTAAGCGATCCTATTATGTGGAAAGACATAATTCTGAATAACAGAGAGGAAATAAAAAAGACGCTAACAGAAGTTTATAAAAATGCAATGGAAGTCATTCTTAAGGATGAGATTGAAATTGAACGGGCTTTGAGAAAAGCCCTTTCAGTAAGAGAAAAGCTATTTTCATAGCTATTGATATATTTAAAAAGATATCAAGATGTAGTATAATTTAAGATAAATACCTCAAGGGGCAGGTGGTGATGAGTGAAATTTATCGTAGAACCTTCCTCGCTGAAAGGAGAGGCGAGGATACCCGGCTCAAAGTCTAATACAACGAGAGCCGTAGTTTTTGCGACTCTCGCTGATGGGGCATCAACAATAAGGAATCCCTTGCCTTCCGCGGACTGTCTATCAACCGTTGAGGTATATAAGGGATTTGGAGCCGAAGTTATCGAGCTCTCAGATGAGAAATGGGTGATAAAAGGAGTAGGAGGAGACCTTAAGGTCCCAGAAAATGTGCTTTACACGGGAAATTCTGGAACAACGACGTATATAGCAATAGGAACGGCAGGCTTAATAGATGGCTATACGGTAATAACAGGGGATTTCCAGATAAGAAGGAGATTAGCCGAACCGCTTCTTAAAGCACTGAGGGATCTCGGAGCAGAAGCCTTTTCCACGAGAGGAAACGGATGTGTACCAGTCGTGATAAGGGGACCTATAAAGGGAGGAAAGACGAGCCTTCCCGGCGTGAACTCTCAATGGCTTACATCCCTTCTTATAAACGCTCCACTGGCTAAAGGAGATACTGAGATAGAAGTAGAAGATCTCAAGGAAAGACCCTATATAGAGATGACACTTGGATGGCTTGACAGAAGAGGCATAAAGTATGAACGGGAAGGATTCGAAAGATTCTATCTTAAAGGAAATCAAGAGTACAAATCTTTCGATGAAGCGATACCCGCTGATTGGGAGTCTGCATGCTTTCCCTTAGTAGGAGCAGCGATAACCGATTCCGATATAACCCTTTACGGACTGGATATAAACGATTACCAGGGCGATAAGGTAATCGTGGAAATCTTAAAAAGAATGGGTGCAGACATCGAAGTTATAGACGATGGTAAGGGAGGGATAAGGGTAAGAGGAGGAAAAACGCTACATGGAATAGAAATAGACTGCGGAGATATCCCGGATGCTCCTCCGATCTTAGCGGTTCTGGGAACACAGGCTAAGGGGAGAACCGTTCTTAAAAATATATCTGCCTCCCGCTTAAAGGAAACCGATAGGGTCGCTACCATAACCCAGGAGCTTAAGAAGATGGGAGCGAGAATCGAGGATAGAGGAGAAGAGCTGATTATAGAGGAATCAGAGCTTAAGGGAACGAAGATAAATGGACATCATGATCACAGGATAGTTATGGCTACTGCCATAGCAGGATTAGTGGCTAAGGGAGTAACTATTATAGATCATGCAGAATACACGCGCATATCGTTTCCAAACTTCTATGAGGTAATGAGCTCCCTTGGAGCTAAAATAGAGAAGGTAAAGGAGGTGTGAGGAAAGGTGAGAAGAGCAATCTTACTCGGCGTTATAATAGCTTTAGGAATCGCATTAAGTATAGGAAGCTTAGCCTACGGTGTAAAGCATCTTAGAATAGCTACTGCAGGAACTACCGGAGCGCTCTATCCAATGGGAGTATTAATGGCAAAGACCATTAACAAGTATTTGCCTGAGTTTAAGGCTTCCGCTCAGGCAACTGCTGGATCTGTAGCGAATCTCAGAATGCTTTACAAGGGAGAGGTAGAGTGGGGAATATCTCAACAAGACATAGCTTGGTTTGCCTATCATGGAATGCCTCCATTCAAGGGGAGAAAAATGAACAACTTAAGATCTCTCTTCGGAACGCTATCTGGATGGCTTCAGATCTTCGCTCCCGCAAATAGCTCTATAAAAAGCATAAGGGATCTTAAAGGGAAAAAGGTCAGCGTTGGGGCTCCCGGAAGCGGAGGAGAGATAGACGCGAGAATGCTTCTCTCATACTATGGAATAACATATAAGGATATCAAGCCTTTCTTCCTCCCCGAGAAGGAAGCAGTTGCAGCCTTAAAGAGCGGAACTATAGACGCTATGATAGCTACACATCCCCTGAGATCTGCAGCATTTTTGGACCTAACCAACACATACCATGTTAAGATGATTCCCGTGGACGATCCTGGTGTTTATGAGAAGTTTCCTTTCTTTGAAAGGGGAGTCATCCCTAAGGGCACCTACAAAGGAGTAGATTACGATGTGGTTACGCCGAAGATTAAGGTTATAATGCTAACCACAACGAAATCTGGACTTAGCGACGATGAAATCTATAAGCTTCTTAAGGTGATATTTGAGCACAGGGATGAGTGGAAGGATGCTCACGCAGCTGTTAGAAAATATGTTACCCTTGAAAACGCCGTTAAAGGTGTTGCTATTCCGTTCCATCCCGGCGCCATCAAGTTTTACAAGGAGAAAGGCTTTAAGATTCCCCAAAAACTCTATCCACCGGAATATAAGTGAGGCTTAAAGCTTATGAGCTAATGGGGAGGGTCCTTCGGAAAGGGCTCTCCCCGCTTATAGCCTTTTCGATTTCCTGCTTCTATCTCTATACCTCTTATTTTGGTTCTCTATCTCCTCTTGAACAAAGATCCATACTTTTCTTTTCATTAACTTCGCTAACCTTTATAATCTACGACATAAAGGGAAGAAAAAGAAAGGAATCGAGTATTCCCATATACGATTTCATTCCATTTTTTCTCCTTATAGCTTTTGGCATATATTTCTTCACTGGGGTTCAACCCGAGGAACTCATCCAGAGAGGTGTTTGGGGAACCACACCAGTAGAGGATGTAATAGCCTGGATTTCTATTTTCCTTCTTCTCGAAGCTACAAGGAGAGCGGTTGGATTACCTCTCGTTATAGTAGCACTCTTATTCTTAAGCTATGCTTTCTTAGGACCTTACCTTCCAGGAGATCTAAACCACAAAGGATTCACCCTGGATGAGCTATCTAACTTTCTCTTCTGGACTACAGAAGGAGTTTTTGGGATTCCCCTCGGAGCATGCGCAACCTTCGTAATAGTTTTCATAATTTTCGGGGTTTTCTTAGATAAATTTGGAGCAGGAGAGTTCTTCATAAAGCTTGCCTATTCTCTCACTGGGAAAATTAGAGGAGGACCTGCATTAACTGCTGTGGTTTCAAGCGGTCTCATGGGCATGGTCTCTGGCTCCGCGGTAAGCAATGTAGTAACCACGGGAGCATTTACGATACCTCTTATGAAAAGGATTGGATACGATTCTACTTTTGCGGGAGCCGTGGAAGCTGTTGCATCAACAGGTGGTCAGTTCATGCCTCCCGTAATGGGAGTCGCAGCCTTCGTCATGGCAGATATGACCGATATACCCTACTGGAAAATAGCCATAGCTGCGTTTTTGCCAGCATTTCTTTATTTTTTCTCTATAGGACTCATGGTTTACATAGAGGCTTTAAAAAAAGGGCTTAAGCCCGTATCCTCAAAGGATCTCCCCTCTCTTTTCAAAACTTTTATGGAAGGATGGCACTTCATCTTTCCTGTTATAGTTCTGATCCACTATCTCATGGTTTTAAGATACTCGCCGTCCAAGGCAGGCTTCTATACGGTCATGACCACCCTTGGAGTCGGAGTTCTAAACTCGCTTATAAGGTATAGAAAGCTCCCCTTAAAGAAAATGCTTGAGGGATTAGTCGAAGGTGCTATGACGATGATACCCGTAACCGTAGCATCGGCTACCGCAGGAATAGTAATAGGAATAGTATCCTTGACCGGACTGGGAGTTTTATTCTCAAGCATAATCATAGGACTTGCTGGAGGAAAGCTTTTCCTAACCCTGTTTTTGACGATGATAGCCTGCATAATACTTGGCATGGGAGTTCCAACCACCGCTGCCTATATACTCACCGCTATACTTGCAGTTCCGGCACTTTTAAAGCTGAATATTCCAACTCTTCAGGCTCACCTCTTTGTTCTATACTTCGCGGTTCTTTCTTTCATAACTCCTCCGGTTGCCTTAAGCGTATATGCTGCAAGCAGTATAGCGGGAACCAATGCCATGAGAACGGGTTTTGAAGCATGGAGGCTTGGCCTGGCAGGCTTCATAGTTCCATATCTTTTCGTATATCATCCTGCCCTGACGTTGAAGGGAAGCGCCATTGAGATACTCCTTACCTTTGTATGGGCACTTGGATGCGTTATAGCGCTTGGGATAATCCTGGAAGGATGGCTCTGGAATAGGCTTAAGCTTTGGGAAAGAGGACTATCTGGGCTTTTACTCTTTATGGCATTAAGAGAGATCACAGATATAAGATATCTTTACCTACTATCTGCCTTTGCGATATTGAGTTCCAGACAGATACTTTTTAAAAAGCCTTCCCAGATGGATAAGATCCAAGAAACTTAACAAAAATGGACATTCTTTCGAGCTCCTCCATAGCTTCTCTAACATCTGGAGATTCCACCGATCCTTTAAAATCCATGAAGAAAATGTACTCCCAAGGTTTAATCTTTACGGGTCTCGAGTGTATACTCGATAAATCTATCTCTCTCACTGCGAAAGGCTCCAGAGCCCTGTAAAGCGCTCCTGGTACATTCTTGACGCTAAAGATAAGGCTACTCTTGTCCCCGCTTACCGCTCTTCCTGAAATCACTATAAACCTTGTATAGTTATTCTTTCTATCTTGTATAGATTTTTCAACTATCCTTATTCCGTAAATTTCAGAAAGAAGCTCAGATCCTATAGCTCCTTCATTCTTTTCCTTTGCAAGCTGGCCCGCTTTTGATGTGCTCTCTACTTTGATTAACTTTGCTTTGGGAAATCTGCTTGCTATATATTCTCTACACTGCTCAAGAGCATGAGGATGAGAATAAAGCTCCCTTATATCCTCAGGATCCTTATTAGAAAGAAGACAGAGATCTATTTTTTCATATTTCTCTCCAACGATATAGACCTCTCTTTCAAGCAAAAGATCGAGAACTTCTCCCACCGGTCCCGCAAGGCTATTGTCTATAGGAAGAACGGAAAAGTCGCTGGCTCCACTTTCAACCACATCAAAAAGCTCCCTAAAATTTCTACGTGGTATAAACTCAGCATAGCGAGAAAACGCCTTTATAGCTGCCTGGTGAGAGAAACTACCATCAGGTCCAAGGAAAGAAACCCTCATCGGCTCCTGAACGGCTCTACAGAGCCCTATAATCTCCTTGAATATAGATCTGAACTTCCCACATGAGGATAAAACTTCAATCTCTCTTGCTGGATCCCAAATTGGAAGACCGTGTTTTCTTTTGTATTCTCCTATGTTCTTTGCTAATCTAATTCTCTCCTCAAGAAGACGCTTTATTTCCTCATCTACTTGATTTATTCTCTGCCTAAGGGCCTGAAGCATCTTTTCCTTCCCTCCCTTCTTAAGCTTAGTAGAGCTATAAAGCTCTACTCATCTACTTGACTTATTATATAAGCTATGATAACATACTCAAAAGGTCTGAATTTTTTGCTTAGAAGGGAAGTATAGAAAAAAGAGATGTTAGTTAAGGGGAAGGGTGGAAAGAAATTTTTGCTGTTTCTTCTAATAAGTTTTTTGATTTTTTCCTCCTCCTGTGGTAGTGGATCCCCCACAACCCTGTCTATCAGTGATCTGGCAGTAGGGATTAAGGAAGGGGTTGAGAAACAGCTGAGATCCCCCGAAGGTCTGCTTTATAAATCAACCAAAGATAAGAGCTTCCTATCGGAAACCATAGGACTTGAGTTAATGTGGCATCTATTAGACGAAGATAAGAGCGCTTTTGATTATCAATTCTCCCTCCTCAAGAAGTATTTTATCTCCCCTTTAGGCCTGCTTTACTGGAAGATATCAGAAGATTTTGATAGATTTAAATCAAATGCGAGCATAGATGATCTCAGAGTATGTAAAGCTCTCATCCTTGCCTATAGAAAGTGGGGAGATAACGAATACCTAAATACCGCTAAGGAGATAGGAAATGCCCTCTTAAAATATGTTATCAAGAAAGATATTCTATTAGACGGGATTTCCTGGGAACCCGCAGGGATATTCGGAGGAATATCCATTGATCAGGGAGCCAAGTCGATAACTTTATCCTATCCCGACATTCAAGCGATGCTTCTGCTTAAGGAATACAACTCTGACTGGCTTAAGGTAGTAGTGAAAACGAGTGGCATAGTGCTTATGGGAGCTCTGCTTAAGGGAACCGATGTATATTGGGGGTATGATATTGAAAGTGAAAGCTACAACGATAGAGATAGAAATCTCATAAATGAGTTTCTCCATCTACTTCATCTAGCAAGCGCGGGTAGCGTTCCTATAGACCATGTAAGATACTTCGCGTTTAAGCTTGATGTGGAAGATGGAATATTCGATGAAAATGGAAATGAAAATGTAGCGGTATACTCCCTTGCCAGTTTACTCTTTTATGAAAGTGGCTTTTACATGGAAGCAGAAGCTTGCCTTGAAAAGCTGAAAAAGTTCAGGCTCGATAGTGGTTTGCTGGGATATCCAAGTGAAGATGGTGGAACTGAGGCTTGGGCATTCGATAACCTACTGGCACTTATAGCGATAGAGACCATCTCAGGAAGCCCGAAAAAATAAGGCGAGGTGATAATATGTTGGCTAAGGCGACGGATTTTTTAAGGGAAAGAATATACATATTTCTAACCCTTCTTCTTATAGGATACGCGGTAATGCAGACATGGCTTTTTATAAACAACGCTTTTACGCTTGAGCAGTTTATAATGTCCACAGTCAGCATGCTTATCCTTTTCCTTGGAGTAATACTTGGCTTAAATACCGCCCTTATCCTGGCGCTTATAACTATCTTTTTATACGGTTCTGTAATAATCTTCATTTACTTTAAGACCAATCAGGAAATAGAAATAGGAGCTAACCAGTTTTTCTGGTTAATAGCTATTCCGTGGTTTGCTTATCTTGGGGGGCTTCTTCACAGGGAATATAACAAGGTGTATCAAAGGTATGCTAATATAGTCAGTAACATTGATGAGCTGGTCGCTCTTGACGAAACTGTAGGATTAGAAACCGCAAAGAGGTTCGCTTTCCGAGTCACCGAGGAAATTTCAAGGGTAAAGAGATATGGGGGAAAATTCAGCATTTTATTGATAAAGATAGCTTACCTGCAAGAGCTAACTGACGTATATGGTGAAACCGTGAAAAACATGGTTTTAAAGAAGGTAGCTGAGATATTAAAAAACAGCAAAAGGTATGAGGATTTTCTTGCCTATGTTTCAGAAGGAGAGTATGGTTATCTTCTTCCACATACCCCAAGAGAGGGAGCAGAAAGCCTAAGAAGCAGGATTAAACAAAAGCTCT
Encoded here:
- a CDS encoding prephenate dehydrogenase; translation: MGGSLGMALKRKLGFHVIGVVRRKKTGEVAIEKGAVDEWTLSIEDGVREADYVFFATPVGSIVPLFKKALSFFKEETLISDLGSTKKSIVYGITPLLREDLAFIGGHPMTGSEKRGVENAVESLYDGAPYILTPVSPFDRERTEELISIVKAIGSIPYIMDPEEHDTTVSLISHVPYLISISLVSLLSRFPLAEKLVAGNFRDLTRPALSDPIMWKDIILNNREEIKKTLTEVYKNAMEVILKDEIEIERALRKALSVREKLFS
- the aroA gene encoding 3-phosphoshikimate 1-carboxyvinyltransferase, with protein sequence MKFIVEPSSLKGEARIPGSKSNTTRAVVFATLADGASTIRNPLPSADCLSTVEVYKGFGAEVIELSDEKWVIKGVGGDLKVPENVLYTGNSGTTTYIAIGTAGLIDGYTVITGDFQIRRRLAEPLLKALRDLGAEAFSTRGNGCVPVVIRGPIKGGKTSLPGVNSQWLTSLLINAPLAKGDTEIEVEDLKERPYIEMTLGWLDRRGIKYEREGFERFYLKGNQEYKSFDEAIPADWESACFPLVGAAITDSDITLYGLDINDYQGDKVIVEILKRMGADIEVIDDGKGGIRVRGGKTLHGIEIDCGDIPDAPPILAVLGTQAKGRTVLKNISASRLKETDRVATITQELKKMGARIEDRGEELIIEESELKGTKINGHHDHRIVMATAIAGLVAKGVTIIDHAEYTRISFPNFYEVMSSLGAKIEKVKEV
- a CDS encoding TAXI family TRAP transporter solute-binding subunit encodes the protein MRRAILLGVIIALGIALSIGSLAYGVKHLRIATAGTTGALYPMGVLMAKTINKYLPEFKASAQATAGSVANLRMLYKGEVEWGISQQDIAWFAYHGMPPFKGRKMNNLRSLFGTLSGWLQIFAPANSSIKSIRDLKGKKVSVGAPGSGGEIDARMLLSYYGITYKDIKPFFLPEKEAVAALKSGTIDAMIATHPLRSAAFLDLTNTYHVKMIPVDDPGVYEKFPFFERGVIPKGTYKGVDYDVVTPKIKVIMLTTTKSGLSDDEIYKLLKVIFEHRDEWKDAHAAVRKYVTLENAVKGVAIPFHPGAIKFYKEKGFKIPQKLYPPEYK
- a CDS encoding TRAP transporter permease — encoded protein: MGRVLRKGLSPLIAFSISCFYLYTSYFGSLSPLEQRSILFFSLTSLTFIIYDIKGRKRKESSIPIYDFIPFFLLIAFGIYFFTGVQPEELIQRGVWGTTPVEDVIAWISIFLLLEATRRAVGLPLVIVALLFLSYAFLGPYLPGDLNHKGFTLDELSNFLFWTTEGVFGIPLGACATFVIVFIIFGVFLDKFGAGEFFIKLAYSLTGKIRGGPALTAVVSSGLMGMVSGSAVSNVVTTGAFTIPLMKRIGYDSTFAGAVEAVASTGGQFMPPVMGVAAFVMADMTDIPYWKIAIAAFLPAFLYFFSIGLMVYIEALKKGLKPVSSKDLPSLFKTFMEGWHFIFPVIVLIHYLMVLRYSPSKAGFYTVMTTLGVGVLNSLIRYRKLPLKKMLEGLVEGAMTMIPVTVASATAGIVIGIVSLTGLGVLFSSIIIGLAGGKLFLTLFLTMIACIILGMGVPTTAAYILTAILAVPALLKLNIPTLQAHLFVLYFAVLSFITPPVALSVYAASSIAGTNAMRTGFEAWRLGLAGFIVPYLFVYHPALTLKGSAIEILLTFVWALGCVIALGIILEGWLWNRLKLWERGLSGLLLFMALREITDIRYLYLLSAFAILSSRQILFKKPSQMDKIQET
- the pheA gene encoding prephenate dehydratase, which translates into the protein MLQALRQRINQVDEEIKRLLEERIRLAKNIGEYKRKHGLPIWDPAREIEVLSSCGKFRSIFKEIIGLCRAVQEPMRVSFLGPDGSFSHQAAIKAFSRYAEFIPRRNFRELFDVVESGASDFSVLPIDNSLAGPVGEVLDLLLEREVYIVGEKYEKIDLCLLSNKDPEDIRELYSHPHALEQCREYIASRFPKAKLIKVESTSKAGQLAKEKNEGAIGSELLSEIYGIRIVEKSIQDRKNNYTRFIVISGRAVSGDKSSLIFSVKNVPGALYRALEPFAVREIDLSSIHSRPVKIKPWEYIFFMDFKGSVESPDVREAMEELERMSIFVKFLGSYPSGKAF
- a CDS encoding diguanylate cyclase gives rise to the protein MAKATDFLRERIYIFLTLLLIGYAVMQTWLFINNAFTLEQFIMSTVSMLILFLGVILGLNTALILALITIFLYGSVIIFIYFKTNQEIEIGANQFFWLIAIPWFAYLGGLLHREYNKVYQRYANIVSNIDELVALDETVGLETAKRFAFRVTEEISRVKRYGGKFSILLIKIAYLQELTDVYGETVKNMVLKKVAEILKNSKRYEDFLAYVSEGEYGYLLPHTPREGAESLRSRIKQKLSYVDIVPREGDFKRIKLTLKSGIASYPDDGEDYMALMWTARKEFEYDLK